Within Scomber japonicus isolate fScoJap1 chromosome 18, fScoJap1.pri, whole genome shotgun sequence, the genomic segment TCCCGACGTGCAGAAATACTCCGGCTGGGCGGAGGACAGCGACGATGAGAGCCAAGTCAAAGATGATGACCAGGACACACAGGACGATATGGATTCCTCTGAGCTGAGAGGAGACAGCCGGACGCATTCCGAACACGCTGGGGAAGACGACGAGGACGAcgatgtggaggaggaggacgacggAGAGGATACAGAGGGGGACAGGCCCAAGAAAAGGGGGCCCAAGAAGCGCAAGATGACCCCGGCCCGCATCGAGCGCTCCAAGATGAGGCGGGTAAAGGCCAACGCGAGAGAGCGGACCCGCATGCACGACCTGAACTCTGCGCTCGACAATCTGCGTAAAGTGGTGCCATGCTACTCCAAAACGCAAAAACTGTCCAAAATCGAGACACTGCGGTTGGCCAAAAACTATATCTGGGCCCTGTCGGAGATATTGCGCTCTGGGAAAAGGCCCGACCTTGTGAACTACGTCCAGACGCTGTGCAAGGGACTCTCCCAGCCCACGACCAACCTCGTGGCGGGATGCCTGCAGCTGAACTCCCGTAACTTCCTCACCGAGCAGCAGTGTCAGGACGGGAGCAGGTACGGGTCCGGCTCCTTCTCCATGCACTCCTACCCGTACCAGTGTGCGCGTCTCTCCAGCCCCCACTGCCAGCCGGGCTCGAACTCGCATCCCCTGAGGACACAAGGCTACTGCTCAGCTTACGACTCTCTCTACGGTGGGAGTGGTTCCCCGGAGTATAACAGTCCTGAGTACGAGGGGCCCCTCAGTCCGCCCCTGTGCGTCAATGGCAACTTTTCCCTGAAGCACCAAGGCTCCGCGTCCCCCGAAAACGAGAAGGGGTACCACTACTCTATGCATTACTCCGGCCTGCCTGGCTCCAGACCTACCGGGGCCCACAACCTGGTGTTTGGCTCCTCGGGGACCCGGAGCGGCATTCACTCTGAAAACGTCCTGCCTTACCACGACATGCACTTACACCACGAACGGGCCCCTGTGTATGATGAACTGAACGCGTTTTTtcacaattaaaaaagaaaaaaaagaaagaaaacgaaAGAGAGAAGCCTATCGTGCGTCCCTTTGCAATCAACAATCTATCCACGGCACACtttttttggaagaaaaaaacaaaacatacctACCAAGGATTTAGGAAATTCTGGAGAGGTGTTTCACTCtttgtcatttgtgtttttcgTTTAATTTATTCAGTGTTAAATTCTTTTGGTTTTGCTATAGTCAGGGATGTAGTGGAGGGCAATCCGTCTGACCCTATTGGTATTATGAGTAACAGAACATTTCCAGCTTTTAAAGGCTAATATAAATCTCAAAGAGGAATTTTGATTGAATAAAACCTACTAAGATCTATATGAGAATAAGGGAAATTAAATtcgtttaaatgttttttaaaaatgtgatttgtgtttgtattggtGGCTGTTTGCATTTACCTGAAAGTCAAAGTTTACccacttatttatttaccaCTACATCACTGGCTACAGCTCCACCCTGAAATTGGCAGTGATTTTCTAATAAATCACTGAACCAGCTAATGCAAATCACATTTACTTCGCCTATACGTGCGAGATTTGGGATGTTTGggattttttcatttctgtagGAATGCAAAGGTaaatgcagatttaaaaaaaaagaaagaaatgtgctGGGTTGGGttgttaaaggaaaaaaaaatctgttctccAGCAAATCAATCGTTTCGCATCTATGCAAAACCCAACGAGACCACAGAGCAAGGCAACAAGGCCCAGAGAGACACTGTACGTTTTATCAGCACTgttgctacacacacacacacacctacacacacctacac encodes:
- the LOC128378884 gene encoding neurogenic differentiation factor 2-like, which produces MLTRLFSDPSLLPDVQKYSGWAEDSDDESQVKDDDQDTQDDMDSSELRGDSRTHSEHAGEDDEDDDVEEEDDGEDTEGDRPKKRGPKKRKMTPARIERSKMRRVKANARERTRMHDLNSALDNLRKVVPCYSKTQKLSKIETLRLAKNYIWALSEILRSGKRPDLVNYVQTLCKGLSQPTTNLVAGCLQLNSRNFLTEQQCQDGSRYGSGSFSMHSYPYQCARLSSPHCQPGSNSHPLRTQGYCSAYDSLYGGSGSPEYNSPEYEGPLSPPLCVNGNFSLKHQGSASPENEKGYHYSMHYSGLPGSRPTGAHNLVFGSSGTRSGIHSENVLPYHDMHLHHERAPVYDELNAFFHN